A region of Mesorhizobium sp. M3A.F.Ca.ET.080.04.2.1 DNA encodes the following proteins:
- a CDS encoding four helix bundle protein, giving the protein MEKPGRFVERARDLGVYQRAYAVSLEMHPTLGFPKIEQYALADQLRRSSKAICANLAEGFAKQSHSKAEFARFVSMAIGSCSEVETWISYAFDLEYITPDQLDAWRQSYALVHGMLVNLREKLT; this is encoded by the coding sequence ATGGAGAAGCCAGGGCGCTTCGTTGAGCGCGCGAGAGACCTGGGAGTCTACCAGCGCGCCTATGCAGTTTCTCTCGAGATGCACCCCACCCTTGGTTTTCCGAAAATTGAGCAATACGCGCTGGCCGATCAATTGCGCCGCTCGAGTAAAGCGATTTGCGCCAATCTGGCCGAGGGATTTGCCAAGCAGAGCCACTCCAAAGCCGAATTTGCTCGTTTCGTTTCGATGGCGATCGGCTCGTGCAGCGAAGTGGAGACCTGGATATCCTACGCGTTCGACCTTGAGTACATCACACCGGACCAACTCGATGCGTGGCGGCAGTCTTACGCCCTCGTTCATGGGATGCTTGTGAACTTGAGGGAAAAGCTGACGTAA